The Armatimonadota bacterium genomic interval TTCGCCGATCTCGCCGTGGCCGATGTGATCGTGTCGGTCGACCCGGCTGCCTAACGGTTTCTTACTGTCGTTCACATGCCACACGCTCAGACGTTCGATACCGACCAGCCGATCAAACTCGGCCATTGTCTCATCGTAGGCTTCTTGAGTACGAAGGTCGTATCCCGCGGCAAAAAGGTGGCAGGTATCGGCGCAAACCGTCAGCCTCTTGTCGGGCACTGCGTCGAACAGCCGAGCAAAGTGCTCGAATCGATAGCACAGCGCGCTTCCCTGCCCGGCCATTGTCTCCAATGCCGGCAGGCAGCCCTCGGGCATCTCTTCGAGAAGCAGCTTGAACGTCTCGATCAACCGGTCGATGCCAACGTCCTCTCCCTGCCCTAAGTGCGAGCCCATGTGGACGACCGCGTACCGCACCCCCAATTGGCAACAGCGGTGAAGCTCTTGCAGATAGGCATCGTAAGACTGCCGCCAAACTGCCTCATCGGTCGCCGCGAGGTTAATGAGATAGGCCGCGTGAGAAACGGTCGATTGGATGCCGGTTTCCTGTTGCCCCGCCTTCCAAGCCTCGATCGCCTCGTCGCTCAAGGGATTGCTCTTCCATTGGCGCGGACTGGCGGTGAAAATCTGAACCGAGGTGCAACCGATCGCCTTGCCCGAATATAGCGCCTTGTGAACGCCGCCCGCCGTGGGCATGTGCGCGCCTAATAGCCGATCCATGAACGACTCTTTCTGTGGAGACTGCTTGGCTCCTGCTCAGTTGTTCCCGCCCAAGAACTCCCGGATTTCCGTGGAAATCGGACCAAAGTTGACGCCAGAGTTCTTGGGCGGGACCAACATCGCCTCCAGCGTAACGCGACCGGTTCTCTTGTCTTCTTTAGGGAAGAGATAGATAGCGCTTCTTCTCAGCGACTCGATCAATCTTGGATGCCAGGATTGGGGGTACCGAGGTCCGAGAGCTCGCAGAGCAGTGGCAGTTTTGTTAAATTCCTGCGATGGAAACTTAGACATTTCTATGGTTACCGCCGCGCCCTTTTCTAAAGACTCCACCAAGTTCGCGCCGACCGGACTGCGGTCGATCGCGCTTAATAGAGGGTATGCCTCGGCGATAGCCGACATATCCACGCCCCTGTATGGAGCCCCGTTCGAATAGACGCTTCGGTTTACCCTAGCCCATGCCGCGTTCTGTTCTGGCGAAACCGCACGGCAATAATTGAGCATTGCGCGAACTGAAAGCGGACCATCCTTGCCCGACTTCACCGCTCTCTCGAACGCAAAGAAGGCTTCGAACGGATAACCCTGAACCCTATCCAGGAATCGCATCCGATTTCTCACCCTTAAGACTCCATCATCCTCTACAAAAGACCATGAGAAGACCCGATCGAACTCCTTCTCTAACTCGGTCGGGTTCGATAAATCGACTCCCAACCAGGTTTGATAGAACAGCCCTTGGCCTTCGTTCTTGTGCGTATAGACAGAGACTGCCGGTTGCCAGCCTTTTACAATGTCGGCTAAGCTAATCCGCCCGCTCATCAGTCGCGGCATCCACCAAGCGCCCTGTTCGCGAGCCGGGAAGAGCTCCATCACGACCTCTGCGCCAAACTCGTTCGAGTAAATCTCTATGACCTGTGAAAGCGAAAAGTCCTGACCGGTCGGCACAAGGAACTTTCGATTCGCATTCCCCGTCTGTACGAACGCTTTGCTAGCCGCTCGATCGTCCAGTTTGCCCGCTGGCCGAAACTCAAAATCGACCGGCTCGCCTCGGATGACGAATGGCGACAGGGCGCCGTAGCTGCCTGGACCGTTGGGCCCCGATACGTCGCAACGGCCGATGAGACACCGCGCAAACAGGTCGAACTCGACCGAAAAGACGAAGTGATCGAATTCAGAAGGCGTATGGTCAAACTTGATCAGTTCTCGCGCGTCTCGCGCAGAGACCCCGTTCAGCAGATTGCCGATCGGCTGCGTTCCCACCGCCCAGCCCTGCTTGAACAGCGTCGGATAAAACCCGGCCGAATCGACGTTGAGCATTGCATTGAGAGAAGCCCAGGCATCAATGCTGCCAAGCCAACTCTTTTCTTGATAGGCGCCGACTAACTTCCAATACTCAGGGTCGGCGTAGGGATTGGTGCCGTTCTGCTCCAGCCTCTCCCTTAACGCTCTCTCGTTGCTCTCCATGTCAAGCAGATCAAGTTGGGTCGTCCTAAAACTCGAACTAGCAGAAACCATCCACTTCTGAACTTGGTTTTGCACAGTCTGAGCGAATGACTGCATATAGCTCTGGCGCCATGCGGCTTCCTGCTTCTCGAT includes:
- a CDS encoding deoxyribonuclease IV gives rise to the protein MDRLLGAHMPTAGGVHKALYSGKAIGCTSVQIFTASPRQWKSNPLSDEAIEAWKAGQQETGIQSTVSHAAYLINLAATDEAVWRQSYDAYLQELHRCCQLGVRYAVVHMGSHLGQGEDVGIDRLIETFKLLLEEMPEGCLPALETMAGQGSALCYRFEHFARLFDAVPDKRLTVCADTCHLFAAGYDLRTQEAYDETMAEFDRLVGIERLSVWHVNDSKKPLGSRVDRHDHIGHGEIGEGGFRALMKDARFRNVPLLLETPEVDDFPKDLATLKRLEAE